In the genome of Populus trichocarpa isolate Nisqually-1 chromosome 6, P.trichocarpa_v4.1, whole genome shotgun sequence, one region contains:
- the LOC7489140 gene encoding deSI-like protein At4g17486, with protein MLCRMVMLNRKKKTGTVPVYLNVYDLTTVNGYAYWVGLGVYHSGVQVHGVEYSFGAHDHETTGIFEVEPKQCPGFMFRKSILIGRTDLGPKEVRAFMEKLAQEYPGNTYHLITKNCNHFCNDVCFKLTGKTIPQWVNRLARLGFLCNCVLPAELNQTKIRQVRSEESAREGEKKKLRSRSTRFISSSNPVNTSPSLTSYPSSSESRSGRQKRSIPVSPRSFVHDESSSSTWSLKA; from the exons atgttgtGCAGAATGGTGATGTTGAACCGGAAAAAGAAAACAGGGACAGTTCCGGTTTACTTAAATGTTTATGATTTGACAACTGTTAATGGTTACGCTTACTGGGTTGGTCTCGGGGTCTATCATTCTGGTGTACAAG TTCACGGTGTTGAATATAGTTTTGGAGCACATGATCATGAGACAACGGGGATTTTTGAGGTTGAGCCGAAGCAATGCCCGGGATTTATGTTTAGGAAATCTATATTGATTGGAAGAACCGATTTGGGTCCTAAAGAAGTTCGGGCCTTCATGGAGAAATTAGCTCAGGAGTATCCTGGGAATACTTACCATCTTATTACTAAGAACTGCAATCACTTCTGTAATGATGTGTGTTTCAAGCTGACTGGGAAAACAATTCCACAATGGGTTAATCGTCTTGCTCGTTTAG gttttctttgCAATTGTGTTCTTCCAGCAGAgttgaatcaaacaaaaattcGCCAAGTTAGATCAGAAGAAAGTGCAcgagagggagagaagaagaaattgaggaGCCGGTCGACTAggttcatttcttcttctaacCCTGTAAATACTTCCCCTTCATTGACATCTTACCCTTCAAGTTCTGAAAGCAGAAGTGGTAGACAGAAACGATCCATTCCTGTGTCTCCAAGATCTTTTGTTCACGATGAATCTTCATCATCGACATGGAGCTTGAAGGCTTAA